The Maniola hyperantus chromosome 9, iAphHyp1.2, whole genome shotgun sequence genome includes a region encoding these proteins:
- the LOC138402746 gene encoding uncharacterized protein yields MRPRGLHPDRKSKLWFSKKMEANSKDDVPQVGTAAGLPCGESHTEPSSVSPAVSGEGNYRFTQGANNTDTEDEKQKKLEDLINPFARKDSIRRTPPGTGKLTNPPVEEEQTGDTEEQKNTDTRKETPTSEDRPKKRKKLSSPITQQVGEIQPSTELTKLKARSDALNTFTKDNKNVHKEIKKFAMEIASLVKQAITRHKHDTYTIQELRKELQEYRETQECRYTKLENELQELRIAYEKRFQDIENHEGDKEHNCYKCSGQENKFNLNKSKINNYEELAEVIELDWSEDSFKNVQTDHGDLFNNTFENVVYFCDKNKERQTKTGKRILNRHPELSEGERIACNGGGYTSIKQHTTFNTKEGGHVREKNIIAFFYDPTKQEDQTQRDVFQLCQELRKLSEEYETRRITVVAPQTIKTGNMKKILEATFQVTEFSLILRTRKKKKEYKERKKNAGDNNIIVIESKEATYADTVKKLKDGLKNSDTLEYIKGVKKTSSGKVLVRVSETADKDDVINKLIENCKITVNKKMRRKFLHIKDVDSTADEEDIKEAMLNTNLINYHDQLEVKALRPMKNGNQIATIWMEETDCRRLLDLEKLRVGLNICQLQERIEILRCYRCWAYNHKAAQCRGEDRSEKCRKCTGDGHKAKDCNEESFCPNCEERGHTAGSGTCGVFQKAFRMAKSNKGWRNKNISRSQSSR; encoded by the coding sequence ATGCGGCCTAGGGGACTTCACCCCGACAGAAAAAGCAAGCTGTGGTTCAGCAAAAAAATGGAAGCGAATAGTAAAGATGATGTACCCCAGGTGGGTACCGCAGCTGGTTTACCCTGCGGAGAATCCCACACTGAACCTAGTTCAGTCAGCCCTGCCGTATCTGGGGAGGGCAACTATCGCTTTACACAAGGAGCTAATAATACAGACACGGAGGATGAAAAGCAGAAGAAACTAGAAGATCTGATAAACCCGTTTGCAAGAAAAGACTCTATCAGGAGAACCCCACCGGGAACCGGAAAACTAACGAATCCGCCTGTAGAGGAAGAACAAACCGGAGACACTGAAGAACAAAAGAATACCGACACAAGGAAAGAGACGCCGACATCGGAAGATCGACCAAAAAAAAGGAAGAAACTGTCGAGCCCCATTACACAACAAGTTGGAGAAATTCAACCTTCGACAGAACTAACAAAACTGAAAGCAAGGAGTGACGCACTGAATACTTTTACAAAAGACAACAAAAATGTTCATAAAGAAATCAAGAAGTTCGCAATGGAAATTGCAAGCTTAGTTAAACAGGCGATTACAAGACACAAACACGACACGTATACAATCCAAGAATTGCGGAAAGAACTACAGGAATATAGAGAGACACAAGAGTGCAGATACACTAAACTAGAAAACGAACTGCAAGAACTCCGGATAGCATACGAAAAAAGATTCCAAGACATAGAAAATCACGAAGGGGACAAAGAACATAACTGCTACAAATGCTCCGGACaggaaaataaatttaatctaaataagtcaaaaataaacaactatgaAGAACTTGCCGAGGTTATTGAATTAGACTGGAGTGAGGATAGTTTCAAAAATGTTCAGACTGATCACGGGGACCTGTTCAAtaacacatttgaaaatgttgtatatttttgcgataaaaataaagaaaggcAAACTAAAACTGGGAAAAGAATTCTAAACAGACATCCGGAACTGTCGGAAGGAGAAAGGATAGCCTGCAATGGTGGAGGCTATACGAGTATCAAGCAACATACTACATTTAACACTAAGGAAGGCGGTCATGTAAGGGAAAAGAACATTATTGCTTTCTTCTACGACCCAACAAAGCAAGAGGACCAAACCCAACGCGATGTTTTTCAATTGTGCCAGGAGCTAAGAAAACTGAGTGAGGAATATGAGACACGAAGGATAACAGTGGTGGCTCCCCAAACAATAAAAACGGGAAATATGAAGAAAATACTAGAGGCCACATTTCAAGTAACAGAGTTCAGTTTAATACTgagaacaagaaaaaaaaagaaagagtaCAAAGAGAGGAAGAAAAACGCAGGTGATAATAACATTATAGTAATAGAAAGCAAAGAAGCTACTTACGCTGACACAGTCAAAAAACTTAAAGATGGCTTAAAGAACAGTGATACtctagaatatataaaaggtgttAAAAAGACAAGTTCGGGAAAAGTCCTAGTTAGGGTCTCTGAAACTGCGGACAAGGACGACGTCATTAATAAACTAATTGAGAACTGTAAGATAACGGTGAATAAAAAGATGAGGCGAAAGTTCCTACATATTAAAGATGTAGATTCAACCGCAGATGAAGAAGACATAAAGGAAGCAATGCTTAATACAAACTTAATTAACTATCACGATCAATTAGAAGTCAAAGCACTACGCCCAATGAAAAATGGGAATCAAATAGCTACGATTTGGATGGAGGAGACAGATTGCAGAAGGCTCTTGGATTTAGAGAAACTGAGGGTAGGATTAAATATATGCCAATTACAAGAGAGAATTGAGATATTAAGATGCTACCGCTGTTGGGCGTACAACCACAAGGCAGCCCAATGCAGAGGAGAAGACAGGAGCGAAAAATGCCGAAAATGTACCGGAGATGGCCATAAAGCAAAAGACTGCAACGAGGAATCATTTTGTCCAAATTGTGAGGAACGGGGTCACACAGCCGGAAGTGGTACATGTGGAGTTTTCCAGAAAGCTTTCAGAATGGCAAAGAGTAACAAAGGCTggagaaacaaaaatatttcacgTTCACAGTCCTCCAGATAA